Proteins co-encoded in one Streptomyces roseochromogenus subsp. oscitans DS 12.976 genomic window:
- a CDS encoding proline--tRNA ligase, translated as MANAPVQRMSQLMAKTLRDDPADAEVLSHKLLVRAGYVRRTAAGIWSWLPLGKKVFSNVERIVREEMDAIGAQEVLLPALLPREPYDATGRWDEYGQELFRLKDRKGGDYLLGPTHEEIFTLLVKDQCTSYKDLPVILYQIQTKFRDEARPRAGILRGREFQMKDSYSFDLADEGLAQSYALHREAYQRIFQRLGLDYRICAATAGAMGGSKSEEFLAPAEAGEDTFADCPNCDFAANTEAITYALQPVDGSAVPALEEIPTPDTPTIETLAASLGVPASATLKNLLVKVDGEIVAVGVPGDREVDLDKVEAHFAPATVEMVTEADFAGRPDLVRGYVGPQGLGEKVKYVADPRVAPGTSWITGANKDQTHARNVVAGRDFEVDAYVDVVVVREGDPCPKCGTGLKLDRAIEIGHIFQLGRKYADALKLDVLGQNGKPVRVTMGSYGIGVSRAVAALAEQTADDKGLVWSKEVAPADVHVVAAGKALQTELALDVAEKLAAAGVRVLVDDRAGVSPGVKFTDAELIGVPQILVAGRRSGEGVLELKDRKTGEREELTVEDAIARLTA; from the coding sequence ATGGCCAACGCACCGGTCCAGCGCATGTCCCAGTTGATGGCGAAGACGCTGCGCGACGACCCGGCGGACGCCGAGGTCCTCAGCCACAAGCTGCTCGTCCGCGCCGGCTACGTCCGCCGCACCGCCGCCGGCATCTGGAGCTGGCTGCCCCTCGGCAAGAAGGTCTTCTCCAACGTGGAGCGGATCGTCCGTGAGGAGATGGACGCCATCGGCGCCCAGGAGGTGCTGCTCCCCGCCCTGCTGCCCCGCGAACCGTACGATGCCACCGGCCGCTGGGACGAGTACGGCCAGGAGCTGTTCCGCCTCAAGGACCGCAAGGGCGGCGACTACCTCCTCGGCCCCACCCACGAGGAGATCTTCACCCTCCTGGTCAAGGACCAGTGCACGTCCTACAAGGACCTGCCGGTGATCCTCTACCAGATCCAGACCAAGTTCCGCGACGAGGCCCGCCCCCGCGCCGGCATCCTGCGCGGCCGCGAGTTCCAGATGAAGGACTCGTACTCCTTCGACCTGGCGGACGAGGGTCTCGCGCAGTCCTACGCCCTGCACCGCGAGGCCTACCAGCGGATCTTCCAGCGCCTGGGCCTGGACTACCGCATCTGCGCGGCCACCGCCGGCGCCATGGGCGGCTCGAAGTCGGAGGAGTTCCTGGCCCCGGCCGAGGCCGGCGAGGACACCTTCGCCGACTGCCCGAACTGCGACTTCGCCGCCAATACCGAGGCGATCACGTACGCGCTGCAGCCGGTGGACGGCTCGGCCGTGCCCGCGCTGGAGGAGATCCCGACCCCCGACACCCCGACCATCGAGACCCTGGCCGCCTCCCTCGGTGTCCCGGCCTCCGCCACGCTGAAGAACCTGCTGGTGAAGGTGGACGGCGAGATCGTCGCCGTCGGCGTGCCCGGCGACCGTGAGGTCGACCTGGACAAGGTCGAGGCGCACTTCGCCCCGGCGACCGTCGAGATGGTCACCGAGGCCGACTTCGCCGGCCGCCCCGACCTGGTCCGCGGCTACGTGGGCCCGCAGGGCCTGGGCGAGAAGGTGAAGTACGTCGCAGACCCGCGCGTGGCCCCCGGCACCTCCTGGATCACCGGCGCCAACAAGGACCAGACCCACGCCAGGAACGTCGTCGCCGGCCGTGACTTCGAGGTCGACGCGTACGTGGACGTCGTCGTGGTGCGGGAGGGCGACCCCTGCCCGAAGTGCGGGACCGGCCTGAAGCTGGACCGCGCCATCGAGATCGGCCACATCTTCCAGCTGGGCCGCAAGTACGCCGACGCCCTCAAGCTCGACGTCCTCGGACAGAACGGCAAGCCGGTCCGCGTCACCATGGGCTCCTACGGCATCGGCGTCTCCCGCGCCGTCGCCGCGCTCGCCGAGCAGACCGCCGATGACAAGGGCCTGGTGTGGTCCAAGGAGGTCGCCCCGGCCGACGTGCACGTGGTCGCCGCCGGCAAGGCCCTGCAGACCGAGCTGGCCCTCGACGTCGCCGAGAAGCTGGCCGCCGCGGGCGTCCGCGTCCTGGTCGACGACCGGGCAGGTGTCTCCCCGGGCGTGAAGTTCACCGACGCCGAGCTGATCGGCGTCCCGCAGATCCTGGTCGCCGGCCGCCGCTCCGGCGAGGGCGTCCTGGAACTGAAGGACCGCAAGACCGGCGAGCGCGAGGAGCTGACGGTCGAGGACGCGATCGCCCGCCTGACGGCGTAG
- a CDS encoding GNAT family N-acetyltransferase: protein MDLVIGTLDLSAHVDEALAVQAVAFGLGPDEVAVRRQIVQRHMQYQGARALGATAGGRLVGFVYGMPNSRTHWWSTVVEPYLHAVGNDFWLDDSFVITELHVHPDHQNRGIGRRLITTITDSAAEPRSILSAIDTDSPARGLYHSLGYVDLARQVHFPSAPRPYAVMGAHLPLRRP from the coding sequence ATGGACCTCGTGATCGGCACCCTGGACCTCTCCGCCCACGTGGACGAGGCCTTGGCCGTCCAAGCCGTCGCCTTCGGACTCGGCCCGGACGAAGTGGCCGTACGCCGGCAGATCGTCCAGCGCCATATGCAGTACCAGGGTGCGCGGGCCCTCGGCGCGACCGCCGGCGGACGGCTCGTCGGATTCGTGTACGGCATGCCCAACTCCCGTACCCACTGGTGGTCGACGGTCGTGGAGCCGTACCTCCACGCGGTCGGCAACGACTTCTGGCTGGACGACTCCTTCGTGATCACAGAACTCCACGTCCACCCCGACCACCAGAACCGCGGCATCGGCCGCCGCCTGATCACCACCATCACGGACTCCGCCGCCGAACCCCGCTCGATCCTCTCCGCGATCGACACGGACAGCCCGGCCCGCGGCCTCTACCACTCCCTCGGCTATGTCGACCTCGCCCGCCAGGTCCACTTCCCGAGCGCCCCGCGGCCGTACGCGGTGATGGGCGCCCACCTCCCCCTGCGCAGGCCATAA
- a CDS encoding questin oxidase family protein yields the protein MDADSTLDEAYERLHRTGPEFEGWLSNHGPMAVEALVRHGQARHVHRWLDRYMDRLDELPRGLSPVTADDWRAALGDPRRLADWLAFFAREVRERPWRTVLESWWPRLLPGIAAGATHGVIRTGHAVHALLDHEDEPRLAELGQALGYWAARWQRVPLTTPSGTAEPAAALAGVVRVPDQSGGISHRLGQLSGLPGWPTALAALRPAADARQARDLLAEVTTAAALHYLPAAHGSPVMLVHAATAPMAVLRTLPALPRTEWVASLHAAWAASAAVTAAYAPAAAAPPDSLPTAPGSAEEVFELAARHGDEHVIKLADTCLEVHARTGRPEALAAVVRAAGLVEELTV from the coding sequence ATGGACGCTGACAGCACGCTCGACGAGGCCTATGAACGACTGCACCGGACCGGGCCGGAGTTCGAAGGATGGCTGAGCAATCACGGCCCCATGGCCGTGGAAGCGCTGGTCCGGCACGGACAGGCACGCCATGTCCACCGCTGGCTGGACCGCTATATGGACCGGCTGGACGAACTGCCGCGCGGTCTGTCGCCGGTCACCGCCGACGACTGGCGCGCGGCGCTCGGCGACCCGCGCCGGCTCGCCGACTGGCTCGCCTTCTTCGCGCGGGAGGTCCGGGAGCGGCCCTGGCGCACCGTACTGGAGTCATGGTGGCCGCGGCTGCTGCCCGGGATCGCGGCCGGCGCCACGCACGGGGTGATCCGGACCGGCCACGCCGTCCACGCCCTGCTGGACCACGAGGATGAGCCCCGGCTCGCCGAACTGGGCCAGGCCCTCGGCTACTGGGCGGCACGCTGGCAGCGGGTCCCGCTCACCACCCCGTCCGGAACCGCCGAGCCCGCCGCCGCCCTGGCCGGCGTGGTCCGGGTCCCCGACCAGAGCGGCGGCATCAGCCACCGGCTCGGCCAGCTCTCCGGCCTGCCCGGCTGGCCGACCGCACTGGCCGCCCTGCGCCCGGCCGCCGACGCCAGGCAGGCCCGGGATCTGCTGGCGGAGGTGACCACGGCGGCGGCGCTGCACTATCTCCCGGCCGCGCACGGCTCACCGGTGATGCTGGTGCACGCGGCGACCGCGCCCATGGCCGTACTGCGCACACTGCCCGCGCTGCCCCGCACCGAGTGGGTGGCGAGCCTGCACGCGGCCTGGGCGGCGAGTGCGGCCGTGACGGCGGCCTACGCCCCGGCGGCGGCCGCGCCCCCGGACAGCCTGCCCACCGCTCCCGGATCGGCCGAGGAGGTGTTCGAGCTGGCCGCCCGGCACGGGGACGAGCACGTCATCAAGCTCGCCGACACCTGTCTGGAGGTACACGCACGCACCGGCCGCCCCGAGGCACTCGCGGCGGTGGTCCGCGCGGCCGGTCTGGTCGAGGAGCTGACCGTGTAG
- a CDS encoding GNAT family N-acetyltransferase, which yields MLTQTSSRVLEPSDLDAALAVLDREPVANAFVTSRVQVAGLDPWRLGGEMWGWYEDGMLTSLCYAGANLVPVCATPRAVRAFADRARRTGRRCSSIVGPAEATAALWRLLEPHWGPAREVRAHQPLMVTDRMPADIAPDPYVRRVRKDELETIMPACVAMFTEEVGVSPLAGDGGLLYQARVAELVGSGRSFARLDEHGKVVFKAEIGAATSGACQIQGVWVAPEYRGRGLAAPGMAAVLRYALADVAPVVSLYVNDFNTAARRTYQRVGFQEIGAFMSVLF from the coding sequence GTGTTGACCCAGACCAGCTCACGGGTGCTCGAACCGAGCGACCTTGACGCCGCGCTCGCCGTCCTCGACCGCGAGCCGGTGGCGAACGCCTTCGTGACCTCCCGGGTGCAGGTCGCCGGCCTCGACCCATGGCGCCTCGGCGGCGAGATGTGGGGCTGGTACGAGGACGGCATGCTCACGTCCCTGTGCTACGCGGGCGCCAACCTGGTTCCGGTCTGCGCCACCCCGCGCGCCGTCCGCGCCTTCGCCGACCGGGCCCGCCGGACCGGCCGCCGCTGCTCCTCCATCGTCGGCCCGGCCGAAGCCACCGCCGCGCTGTGGCGCCTGCTGGAGCCCCACTGGGGTCCCGCCCGCGAGGTCCGCGCGCACCAGCCCCTGATGGTCACCGACCGCATGCCCGCCGACATCGCCCCGGACCCCTACGTCCGCCGCGTCCGCAAGGACGAGCTTGAGACGATCATGCCGGCGTGCGTGGCGATGTTCACCGAGGAGGTCGGCGTATCGCCGCTGGCCGGCGACGGCGGTCTGCTGTACCAGGCCCGCGTCGCCGAACTCGTCGGCTCCGGCCGCTCCTTCGCCCGCCTCGACGAGCACGGCAAGGTCGTCTTCAAGGCGGAGATCGGCGCGGCGACCAGCGGGGCCTGCCAGATCCAGGGCGTCTGGGTGGCCCCCGAGTACCGGGGGAGAGGCCTGGCGGCACCGGGGATGGCAGCCGTCCTGCGCTATGCGCTCGCCGATGTGGCCCCGGTGGTCAGCCTCTACGTGAACGACTTCAACACGGCGGCGAGACGGACGTACCAGCGCGTCGGGTTCCAGGAGATCGGCGCGTTCATGAGCGTGCTGTTCTAG
- the ispG gene encoding flavodoxin-dependent (E)-4-hydroxy-3-methylbut-2-enyl-diphosphate synthase → MTAISLGMPSVPTKLAERRKSRQIQVGSVAVGGDAPVSVQSMTTTRTSDIGATLQQIAELTASGCQIVRVACPTQDDADALATIARKSQIPVIADIHFQPKYVFAAIEAGCAAVRVNPGNIKQFDDKVKEIAQAAQDHGTPIRIGVNAGSLDRRLLQKYGKATPEALVESALWEASLFEEHGFRDIKISVKHNDPVIMIEAYKQLAAQCDYPLHLGVTEAGPAFQGTIKSAVAFGALLSQGIGDTIRVSLSAPPVEEVKVGTQILESLNLRQRGLEIVSCPSCGRAQVDVYKLAEEVTAGLTGMEVPLRVAVMGCVVNGPGEAREADLGVASGNGKGQIFVKGEVIKTVPESKIVETLIEEAMKLAEQMENDGVASGEPSVSVAG, encoded by the coding sequence ATGACTGCGATTTCTCTCGGCATGCCGTCCGTTCCGACCAAGCTCGCCGAGCGCCGGAAGAGCCGGCAGATCCAGGTCGGAAGCGTGGCGGTCGGCGGAGACGCGCCCGTCTCGGTCCAGTCGATGACCACGACCCGTACGTCGGACATCGGCGCCACCCTCCAGCAGATCGCCGAGCTGACGGCGTCCGGCTGCCAGATCGTCCGCGTCGCCTGCCCCACCCAGGACGACGCCGACGCCCTCGCGACCATCGCCCGCAAGTCCCAGATCCCGGTCATCGCCGACATCCACTTCCAGCCCAAGTACGTCTTCGCCGCCATCGAGGCGGGCTGCGCCGCGGTCCGCGTCAACCCCGGCAACATCAAGCAGTTCGACGACAAGGTCAAGGAGATCGCCCAGGCCGCCCAGGACCACGGCACCCCGATCCGCATCGGCGTCAACGCCGGCTCCCTCGACAGGCGCCTGCTCCAGAAGTACGGCAAGGCGACGCCGGAGGCACTGGTCGAGTCGGCGCTCTGGGAGGCGTCCCTCTTCGAGGAGCACGGCTTCAGGGACATCAAGATCTCGGTCAAGCACAACGACCCGGTGATCATGATCGAGGCGTACAAGCAGCTGGCGGCGCAGTGCGACTACCCGCTCCACCTCGGCGTGACGGAGGCGGGCCCCGCCTTCCAGGGCACGATCAAGTCGGCGGTGGCCTTCGGCGCGCTGCTGTCCCAGGGCATCGGCGACACGATCCGCGTGTCCCTGTCGGCTCCCCCGGTGGAGGAGGTCAAGGTCGGCACCCAGATCCTGGAGTCCCTGAACCTCCGTCAGCGCGGCCTGGAGATCGTCTCCTGCCCGTCCTGCGGCCGCGCCCAGGTCGACGTCTACAAGCTCGCCGAAGAGGTCACCGCCGGCCTGACCGGCATGGAGGTCCCGCTGCGCGTCGCCGTCATGGGCTGCGTGGTGAACGGTCCGGGCGAGGCCCGGGAGGCCGACCTCGGTGTCGCCTCCGGCAACGGCAAGGGGCAGATCTTCGTCAAGGGCGAGGTCATCAAGACCGTCCCCGAGTCCAAGATCGTGGAGACCCTCATCGAGGAGGCCATGAAGCTGGCCGAGCAGATGGAGAACGACGGCGTGGCCTCCGGCGAGCCGTCGGTATCGGTCGCCGGCTGA
- a CDS encoding M50 family metallopeptidase — protein sequence MTTLMFILGIVVFAVGLLVSIAWHELGHLSTAKLFGIRVPQYMVGFGPTIWSRKKGETEYGIKAVPLGGYIRMIGMFPPDEQGRVSSRSTSPWRGMIEDARSAAFEELQAGDETRMFYTRKPWKRVIVMFAGPFMNLILAIGLFFTVLMGFGIQQQTTTVASVSPCVIAQSEHRDSCKKSDAASPAEAAGMKKRDKIVSFDGKPTKDWNTLSDLIRDSAGKTVPIVVERDGGQLTLHATIATNLVAQKDSSGQYVQGKYVKAGFLGFGAATGVVHQDFGQSVTWMSDRVGDAVDSLAALPGKIPALWDAAFGNGPREPDSPMGIVGAARVTGEIATLDIPASQQVAMFVMLLAGFNLSLFLFNMLPLLPLDGGHIAGALWEALRRNLARVLRRPDPGPFDVAKLMPVAYVVAGIFVCFTILVLIADVVNPVKIS from the coding sequence ATGACGACCTTGATGTTCATCCTCGGCATAGTGGTCTTCGCGGTGGGCCTGCTCGTCTCGATCGCGTGGCACGAGCTGGGGCACCTGTCCACGGCCAAGCTCTTCGGCATCCGCGTCCCGCAGTACATGGTCGGCTTCGGCCCGACCATCTGGTCGAGGAAGAAGGGGGAGACCGAGTACGGCATCAAGGCGGTCCCGCTCGGCGGCTACATCCGCATGATCGGGATGTTCCCGCCCGACGAGCAGGGCCGGGTCTCCTCCCGCTCGACCTCCCCGTGGCGGGGCATGATCGAGGACGCCCGCTCGGCGGCCTTCGAGGAACTGCAGGCCGGTGACGAGACGCGCATGTTCTACACGCGCAAGCCGTGGAAGCGGGTCATCGTCATGTTCGCGGGCCCCTTCATGAACCTGATCCTCGCGATCGGCCTGTTCTTCACCGTGCTCATGGGCTTCGGCATCCAGCAGCAGACCACCACCGTCGCCTCCGTCTCGCCCTGTGTCATCGCGCAGAGCGAGCACCGCGACAGCTGCAAGAAGTCCGACGCCGCCTCCCCGGCCGAGGCGGCCGGCATGAAGAAGCGCGACAAGATCGTCTCCTTCGACGGCAAACCGACGAAGGACTGGAACACCCTGTCGGACCTGATCCGGGACAGTGCCGGGAAAACCGTCCCGATCGTCGTCGAGCGCGACGGCGGGCAGCTCACCCTGCACGCCACCATCGCCACCAACCTGGTCGCCCAGAAGGACTCCAGCGGGCAGTACGTCCAGGGCAAGTACGTCAAGGCCGGCTTCCTCGGCTTCGGCGCCGCCACCGGCGTCGTCCACCAGGACTTCGGCCAGTCCGTCACCTGGATGAGCGACCGGGTCGGCGACGCCGTCGACTCCCTCGCGGCCCTGCCCGGCAAGATCCCCGCGCTGTGGGACGCGGCCTTCGGCAACGGCCCGCGCGAACCCGACTCCCCGATGGGCATCGTCGGCGCCGCCCGGGTCACCGGCGAGATCGCCACCCTGGACATCCCCGCCTCTCAGCAGGTGGCGATGTTCGTGATGCTGCTCGCCGGCTTCAACCTCTCCCTGTTCCTGTTCAACATGCTCCCGCTGCTCCCGCTCGACGGCGGGCACATCGCCGGGGCCCTGTGGGAGGCGCTGCGGCGGAACCTGGCCCGGGTGCTCCGGCGCCCGGACCCGGGTCCGTTCGACGTGGCGAAGCTGATGCCGGTGGCGTACGTGGTGGCCGGGATCTTCGTCTGCTTCACCATCCTGGTACTGATCGCGGACGTGGTTAACCCGGTGAAAATCTCGTAG